One genomic region from Augochlora pura isolate Apur16 chromosome 7, APUR_v2.2.1, whole genome shotgun sequence encodes:
- the LOC144472992 gene encoding solute carrier family 35 member E1 homolog produces the protein MNDRRNSREVVTTLFLCLIWYVISSTSNVVGKMLLSEFPYPLTVTMVQLTSITVYSGPFFNMWGVRKYSTEIPWGYYLRLIVPLALGKFVANVFSHVSIWKVPVSYVHTVKATMPFFTVLLSRIILREKQTWKVYLSLVPIVIGVGVATLTELSFNMIGLLSALASTMAFSLQNIYSKKVLQDTGIHHLRLLFILGRLALILFLPIWLIYDLRQLIYDPIAHGLADLSYYVLGLLLLDGVLNWFQNIIAFSVISIVTPLTYAVASASKRIFVIAVTLLVLGNPVTSINILGMTLAIVGVLCYNKAKYDQRLEKDRSTYYEDNRNGTSSSFKGNGWAGSKQELFCV, from the exons ATGAACGATCGCCGAAACAGCCGGGAAGTGGTAACGACGTTATTTCTCTGTCTGATTTGGTACGTGATCTCGAGTACCAGCAATGTGGTGGGCAAAATGTTGCTCTCGGAATTTCCCTATCCGTTGACAGTGACAATGGTCCAGCTAACCTCGATCACTGTCTACTCCGGCCCGTTTTTCAACATGTGGGGCGTACGGAAATATTCAACCGAGATCCCTTGGGGTTATTATTTGCGGCTGATCGTGCCTCTTGCGCTGGGAAAATTCGTGGCGAACGTCTTCAGCCACGTCAGCATCTGGAAAGTACCTGTTTCGTATGTCCATACTG TGAAGGCTACAATGCCCTTCTTCACGGTATTACTGTCAAGAATAATTCTAAGAGAAAAGCAGACATGGAAGGTGTACCTTAGTTTGGTTCCGATTGTAATTGGAGTGGGTGTTGCCACTTTGACAGAGCTCAGTTTCAACATGATAGGTCTCCTGAGTGCCTTAGCATCCACAATGGCATTCtccttgcaaaatatttattccaagaAG GTGTTGCAGGACACAGGAATACATCATCTAAgacttctatttattttggGACGCTTAGCGCTTATCCTTTTTTTGCCTATATGGTTGATATATGATCTGAGGCAGCTAATATACGATCCCATTGCTCATGGATTGGCGGATCTAAGTTATTATGTATTAGGCCTGTTACTCCTAGATGGTGTGCTGAATTGGTTTCAGAACATCATCGCGTTTTCCGTGATATCCATTGTTACTCCTTTAACGTACGCGGTAGCTAGCGCGAGCAAGCGTATATTCGTGATCGCAGTGACTTTGCTTGTGCTAGGCAATCCAGTAAcatcgataaatatattggGTATGACGCTGGCGATCGTCGGGGTGCTATGTTACAACAAAGCGAAGTACGATCAGCGGTTGGAGAAAGACCGAAGCACATATTACGAAGACAATCGTAATGGTACTAGTAGTTCCTTCAAAGGAAACGGATGGGCTGGCTCGAAGCAGGAATTGTTTTGTGTCTAG
- the Acbp1 gene encoding acyl-CoA binding protein 1 — translation MSLDEKFNQAAEEVKELSSQPSDADMLELYSLYKQATVGDCNTPRPSVLHFKSKAKWDAWDRKKGTSQESAKENYIQKVAELVASIGKK, via the exons ATGTCTCTAGACGAA AAATTCAACCAGGCAGCCGAAGAGGTCAAGGAACTGAGTTCTCAACCTTCAGATGCTGATATGCTTGAACTGTACTCATTGTACAAACAGGCTACTGTGGGAGATTGCAATACAC caaGGCCAAGCGTATTACACTTTAAAAGCAAAGCCAAATGGGATGCTTGGGACCGCAAGAAAGGCACGAGCCAAGAATCTGCAAAGGAAAACTATATTCAAAAGGTGGCTGAACTTGTAGCTTCCATTGGGAAAAAGTGA
- the LOC144472253 gene encoding uncharacterized protein LOC144472253: MPYYGDGLPYYYGGAFANHSSLMTGTSRSFHTPLSRFSPHLSTISESPLSTLRRYSPVGVPSRPRRVIDTADIDVSTPRVLSGDGGHQRNRLRRDRPTIKIRSQALKDNPALREHNERHEKSVGELLVEKFLIKDKKLDEAERRLQLFHQVSLDTEEDGSEEQAGIQQQVGKITRRFTRRRSSADIQLDPEQLEKEIAYAQVEAKVLDTLVAEEQAEIENEVRRGTLIKKGTVVGHKPGPGFFRALDRDTASASASASQGEEDSTVQKMRKSLKKVKKKKRAAEKPPDDEHERERGSSTSSEASVELQGNEIAEKKLDRPLAFKIEASNSVGDFSTVWIKADPEVTVNREQFRESVKIPAPRRKLGLRKTDPGSVEEVEESETEVVLLPVKKSYVKDTSRNSVYCTVKTPPEVSRSDPMKSLKPVANGVGASERKEKPDTTDTSNEGPAVFNNTSEEAAPKNDSKTVANGVASEQKDEPEILGENLQVSKVVAEEVKPQVALKENKTLKIDSPKDQKTFSNGVTWSKKEKPEELEEKPPTPASKNIVKEERGPESPKGTVSSKVPWRKKEKSEYLEGKPSSPVSKDVAEEERSPTVTLEENKTSKLDSPKKTFANGVPWRKKEKLEEKLTVSKSDVEEKKSAEEVLKQGKSLKIDTPKPTLANGVTWRKKEEAEKPKVAEDSVPLPKKVEAKPNVAEDSVPLPKRVEAKPKVAEDTVPLPKKVEAKPKETDADDSVAGLPRKEDKEDKEVSLVEQKNEKRPEPPGPRKLLSATRDQPGPKTRVASSVTLAVDPLASENSASEALPSAAVGLPKPSKITTDENNAVEAPKPALRGPEQRLAKATKTKRDENVVDGDTLPGNKAGKPVTLSDAHPCTDRPGGPKVPVDPSKPENRSVATRATDDAISPIDIVTKTTLVEATDKKTEEKKVSAAKQLVDGACNKVNENKEGKLLFKVVKRPEAKASKDVAPKIEPAAWRKKTKSSETIGDTKTVTEESPTSKMPVDKTKVYECLNGETGGTLSKSTSTESIDFWSEIKGPDSPRVGKLAKGLNFLGSEQVEDLAEEEEELDKKKESDAKISVAGVGTPPLSNVPVIGQEPDEAAPSSPAPKEAKKRKNLLIQIDRSADAYSTIKRTPLKREDSMASTISARSNPGTPDTAIPGSQVATPVYEITVPMINIVEVVTPKNADQSLNLEEDDGARTPTNEWPGNGPSKISKWDNHSDLSNVDQIDQDATPVASKVGSAAATPEDTPQGTPESSKKKKVVRKKKASTTKKSSAKDSKKESKKESKKETKESKKSSAKAQDSLKPTAETKSSSKTNTKLANPSPKPLDLIRMFYTTPSALLTATPRDLSKVRRAKVKRRKHHSRTPSVSSDSTGSTTSTATTGSTDGSRSTCTELDDDPDKRMNSTRSNDSGFDGSPRISTPSQSSDTQRNSDSSDHFPSGRITPPATNLPRFKKYAVTDFNFRKVLGKGSFGKVLLAELKGTECVYAVKCLKKDVVLEDDDVECTLIERKVLTLATRHPYLCHLFCTFQTESHLFFVMEYLNGGDLMFHIQKSGRFSEVRARFYAAEIWSGLNFLHKKGIVYRDLKLDNVLLDFEGHIRIADFGMCKLQIFLDRTADTFCGTPDYMAPEIIKGLKYNQAVDWWSYGVLLYEMLTGQSPFSGCDEDELFWSICNERPFIPRYLSQDSTDMLLCLLEKDAGKRLPGHDIAYHAFFQSLPWDRLERRQLEPPFKPALEHTLDTKYFDTAFTAERPRLTPVPEQILTSMDQGVFRGFSYTNPNATD, from the exons ATGCCGTACTACGGGGACGGGTTGCCCTATTACTATGGGGGTGCCTTCGCCAACCACAGCTCGTTAATGACTGGAACGTCCCG ATCCTTCCACACGCCGTTGTCGAGGTTCTCCCCGCATCTGTCGACGATCTCCGAGTCGCCGTTGAGTACATTGAGACGATACTCCCCTGTGGGAGTCCCCAGCCGACCGAGACGCGTGATCGACACCGCGGACATCGACGTATCGACGCCCAGGGTGCTCTCCGGGGATGGCGGTCATCAGAGGAATCGTTTGCGTCGTGACAGACCTACCATCAAGATCCGATCGCAGGCGTTGAAGGACAACCCGGCGTTGAGGGAGCACAACGAACGACACGAGAAGTCGGTGGGCGAGCTGCTGGTGGAGAAGTTCCTGATTAAGGACAAGAAACTGGACGAGGCGGAGAGGCGGCTGCAGCTGTTCCACCAGGTCAGCCTGGACACCGAAGAGGACGGGAGCGAGGAGCAGGCCGGTATTCAGCAGCAGGTGGGCAAGATCACCAGGCGTTTTACCAGGAGACGCTCCTCCGCGGATATACAATTGGATCCCGAGCAACTCGAGAAGGAGATCGCTTATGCGCAGGTGGAGGCGAAGGTGTTGGACACTCTGGTGGCCGAGGAGCAGGCGGAGATAGAGAACGAAGTTCGCAGGGGTACCCTGATCAAGAAGGGCACCGTCGTCGGTCACAAGCCCGGCCCGGGGTTCTTCAGAGCCTTGGACAGGGACaccgcgtcggcgtcggcttCGGCTTCCCAAGGCGAGGAGGACTCGACGGTGCAAAAGATGAGGAAGAGCCTGAAAAAggtgaagaaaaagaagagggcTGCCGAGAAACCACCGGACGACGAGCACGAGAGGGAACGCGGGTCTAGTACCTCGAGCGAGGCGTCCGTGGAACTTCAGGGCAACGAGATCGCGGAGAAGAAGCTGGACAGGCCGCTGGCGTTCAAGATAGAGGCCAGCAACAGCGTCGGCGACTTCTCTACCGTCTGGATCAAGGCTGACCCTGAGGTTACCGTCAACCGCGAACAATTCCGCGAAAGCGTCAAGATCCCGGCGCCTAGAAGAAAACTGGGTCTCCGCAAAACAGACCCGGGCAGCGTAGAAGAAGTCGAAGAGTCGGAGACGGAGGTGGTGCTGTTACCGGTTAAGAAGTCCTACGTCAAGGACACGTCGAGGAACAGCGTGTACTGTACGGTGAAGACGCCACCGGAGGTCTCGAGGAGCGATCCGATGAAGAGCTTGAAACCCGTCGCGAACGGCGTCGGCGCGTcggagagaaaggagaaacCTGATACGACAGATACCTCGAACGAGGGTCCGGCAGTTTTTAATAACACCTCGGAGGAAGCGGCGCCGAAAAACGATTCGAAGACGGTTGCGAACGGTGTTGCTTCGGAACAGAAGGACGAACCGGAGATCCTGGGAGAGAATCTCCAAGTTTCCAAGGTCGTAGCCGAAGAGGTAAAACCGCAGGTGGCACTGAAAGAAAACAAGACCTTGAAAATTGACTCGCCGAAGGACCAAAAGACATTCTCCAATGGTGTTACCTGGAGCAAGAAAGAAAAGCCGGAAGAGCTTGAAGAGAAACCGCCGACTCCAGCTTCCAAGAATATCGtgaaagaagagagaggacCAGAATCACCGAAGGGTACGGTCAGCAGCAAAGTTCCCtggagaaagaaggagaaatcGGAGTATTTAGAGGGGAAACCGTCGAGTCCAGTTTCCAAGGACGTTGCCGAAGAAGAGAGGAGTCCTACCGTAACGTTGGAGGAGAACAAGACCTCGAAGCTTGATTCGCCAAAGAAGACGTTCGCCAACGGAGTTCCCTggaggaagaaggagaagtTGGAAGAGAAGCTGACGGTTTCCAAGAGCGACGTCGAGGAAAAGAAGAGTGCCGAGGAGGTGCTGAAACAGGGCAAGTCCTTGAAAATCGACACGCCGAAGCCGACGTTGGCCAACGGAGTTACCTGgagaaagaaggaggaggCAGAGAAGCCGAAGGTTGCCGAGGACAGTGTCCCGTTGCCGAAGAAGGTGGAGGCGAAGCCGAATGTTGCCGAGGATAGTGTCCCGTTGCCGAAGAGGGTGGAGGCGAAGCCGAAGGTTGCCGAGGACACTGTCCCGTTGCCGAAGAAGGTGGAGGCGAAGCCGAAGGAGACCGATGCAGACGACAGCGTTGCTGGCTTGCCGAGGAAAGAGGACAAAGAGGACAAAGAGGTGTCGTTGGTCGAGCAGAAGAACGAAAAGAGGCCAGAGCCGCCGGGACCCAGAAAACTGTTGTCCGCGACCCGCGACCAGCCCGGGCCGAAGACTCGGGTCGCGTCGAGCGTGACGCTAGCTGTTGACCCGCTCGCCAGTGAAAACAGCGCCAGCGAAGCGCTCCCATCGGCCGCGGTCGGGCTGCCAAAACCGTCTAAAATTACTACGGATGAAAATAATGCCGTAGAAGCGCCAAAGCCAGCGTTACGAGGACCGGAGCAGCGGCTGGCAAAGGCAACGAAAACGAAGCGTGACGAGAACGTCGTTGACGGGGATACGTTGCCGGGAAATAAGGCTGGCAAACCGGTGACCTTGAGCGACGCCCACCCGTGCACCGACCGTCCAGGAGGACCCAAGGTTCCGGTGGATCCGAGCAAACCGGAGAATCGATCGGTCGCGACTCGTGCAACCGATGACGCAATCTCGCCGATCGATATCGTAACGAAAACAACCTTGGTAGAGGCGACCGACAAGAAGACAGAGGAGAAGAAGGTTTCGGCTGCGAAACAGCTCGTGGATGGTGCGTGTAACAAGGTGAACGAGAACAAGGAGGGCAAGCTGCTGTTCAAGGTTGTCAAAAGGCCGGAGGCGAAGGCGTCCAAAGACGTTGCGCCGAAAATCGAGCCAGCTGCCTGGAGGAAAAAGACGAAGAGCAGCGAGACGATCGGTGATACGAAAACAGTGACGGAAGAGTCTCCGACCAGCAAGATGCCGGTGGATAAGACGAAGGTGTACGAGTGTTTGAATGGGGAGACCGGTGGAACGTTATCGAAGAGCACGTCAACGGAGTCGATAGACTTCTGGAGCGAGATCAAGGGTCCGGACAGCCCCAGAGTGGGCAAGTTGGCGAAAGGATTGAATTTCCTCGGTTCAGAGCAGGTCGAGGACCtcgcagaagaagaagaagaactggacaagaaaaaagagagcgaTGCTAAAATAAGCGTCGCCGGTGTCGGTACACCGCCGCTCAGTAACGTTCCTGTGATCGGCCAGGAACCCGACGAAGCAGCGCCGTCGAGCCCGGCTCCAAAGGAggcgaagaagagaaagaatcTGTTGATACAGATCGACCGGTCAGCGGACGCATATTCGACGATCAAGAGGACACCTCTGAAGAGAGAGGACTCGATGGCGTCGACGATCTCGGCTAGATCGAACCCCGGTACACCGGATACCGCTATACCGGGATCTCAAGTGGCCACACCTGTGTACGAGATTACGGTGCCGATGATAAACATTGTGGAAGTTGTCACGCCTAAGAACGCCGATCAGTCGCTGAACCTCGAAGAAGACGACGGTGCTAGAACGCCGACGAACGAGTGGCCGGGTAATGGTCCGTCGAAGATTTCCAAATGGGACAACCACAGCGACCTCTCCAACGTTGATCAAATAGACCAGGACGCGACCCCGGTGGCTTCCAAGGTCGGCAGCGCGGCAGCTACACCGGAGGACACTCCGCAAGGTACTCCGGAGTcgtctaaaaagaaaaaggtggTCAGAAAGAAGAAAGCTTCGACGACCAAGAAGAGCTCCGCCAAGGACTCCAAGAAAGAATCCAAGAAAGAGTCGAAGAAGGAGACAAAGGAATCGAAGAAGAGCTCGGCGAAGGCCCAGGATAGCCTGAAGCCGACCGCGGAGACCAAGTCTTCCTCGAAGACGAATACAAAGCTGGCGAACCCCAGCCCGAAGCCTCTCGATCTTATCAGGATGTTCTACACCACGCCGTCGGCCTTGCTGACCGCCACGCCCAGGGATCTCTCTAAAGTCCGCCGAGCGAAGGTCAAGAGACGGAAGCATCATTCGAGGACCCCTTCGGTGAGCAGCGACAGCACCGGAAGTACCACCAGCACTGCCACCACAGGCAGCACCGACGGCAGCAGATCCACCTGCACGGAGCTCGACGACGACCCCGATAAGAGAATGAACTCCACCAGGAGCAACGACTCCGGGTTCGACGGATCACCGAGAATATCTA CGCCCTCGCAATCGTCGGACACCCAGAGGAACTCCGACTCCTCGGACCACTTCCCCAGCGGGCGGATCACGCCGCCAGCGACCAATCTGCCAAGATTCAAGAAATACGCCGTCACGGACTTCAATTTCCGCAAA gTCCTGGGAAAGGGCAGCTTCGGCAAAGTGCTGTTAGCAGAATTGAAAGGCACAGAATGCGTGTACGCAGTGAAATGTTTGAAGAAGGACGTGGTGCTCGAAGACGACGACGTAGAGTGCACTCTCATCGAGAGGAAGGTTTTGACACTGGCGACCAGGCACCCGTATCTCTGTCACTTGTTCTGCACCTTCCAGACGGAGTCGCACCTGTTCTTCGTTATGGAGTACTTGAACGGCGGCGATTTGATGTTCCACATTCAAAAATCGGGTCGGTTCTCCGAGGTCAGGGCCCGGTTCTACGCCGCGGAGATCTGGTCCGGCTTGAACTTCCTCCACAAGAAGGGAATCGTTTACCGGGATCTGAAGCTGGACAACGTTCTCCTCGACTTTGAAGGTCACATCCGAATCGCGGACTTCGGCATGTGCAAGTTGCAGATCTTCCTGGACAGAACGGCAGACACATTCTGCGGAACGCCAGACTACATGGCTCCAGAG ATCATAAAGGGACTGAAATACAATCAGGCGGTAGACTGGTGGTCGTACGGCGTGCTGCTCTACGAGATGCTGACGGGACAGTCGCCGTTCTCCGGCTGCGACGAGGACGAGCTATTTTGGAGTATATGCAACGAGCGGCCGTTCATACCGCGCTACCTCAGCCAAGACTCCACGGACATGCTGCTCTGTCTTCTGGAGAAAGACGCCGGCAAAAGGCTCCCTGGCCACGACATCGCCTATCACGCCTTCTTCCAG tcGTTACCGTGGGACCGTTTGGAGAGGAGACAGCTGGAGCCACCGTTCAAGCCGGCCCTGGAACACACGCTGGACACAAAGTACTTCGACACAGCGTTCACGGCAGAAAGGCCACGGCTGACTCCCGTACCTGAACAGATTCTCACCTCGATGGACCAGGGAGTGTTCCGTGGTTTCTCCTACACTAACCCGAACGCGACGGACTGA
- the Grip gene encoding glutamate receptor interacting protein — translation MFSSLRLTTMRSHKSRARPGSVATSASSDSARAEDLTSQVYHPASFLLLDDSDIPVSVPSGVSSKVAQVRVEREGGSLGVTLRGGVSRALVVTGVKSDGPAAKEGRVRPGDRLLAVDDTELRGLNLAEAQRALRRSSDAPVASLTIEYDVANMEEARAATSGPLLVQLERGSSGELGLTVRETANGVYIESLRPASTADRCGALQPGDKLLAVDETPIQDAVMAAKLLRNNFDSSRIARLQILPRPPSASQRTVKRRAQPQAQQSSNQTLQTKESLTVVLRPDHKGFGLALKPADDRIGYVVSLLEAGGPAERSGVLLPGDKVLAVNRRFLRDLQPADVNAILETSQVIELMIEYKVGGPVVPSSGVFTVRVARPVGGQPDVGLTVNEDLIITEVRKGSLAYRTGSLAPGDRLLAIDGQKLDPGDLRQAAQLLHRPGSSVIALTVRKPDPVSENRDSSIGSDTTQQYSSGLLRPARGSLPSVDSAVDSWGELGENSGVGPEILRLWDTASVDSGQLDLPMPPYPGPQERNSSDRPQQIVHVSLHKDPVYEDFGFSVSDGLYERGVYINRLRPGGPCDGVLRPYDRILRVNEASTEDCDCCLAVPLIAAAGSRLDLTIARPVSPVNIMKTL, via the exons ATGTTCAGCTCGTTGAGACTGACGACCATGCGATCGCACAAGAGCCGAGCCAGGCCTGGTAGCGTGGCTACATCAGCCAGTTCCGACTCGGCCAGGGCAGAGGACCTTACTTCTCAGGTCTACCATCCAGCCAGTTTCCTGCTCCTGGACGATTCTGACATCCCCGTCTCGGTGCCATCCGGCGTGTCTTCGAAGGTCGCTCAAGTCAGGGTCGAACGTGAAGGCGGTAGCCTCGGCGTCACCCTCAGGGGCGGAGTCTCGAGAGCGTTGGTAGTCACTGGCGTGAAGTCCGATGGACCTGCGGCGAAAGAGGGAAGAGTCAGGCCGGGAGATAGGTTGCTGGCTGTCGACGATACAGAGCTGAGAGGTCTGAACCTGGCGGAGGCTCAGAGAGCGCTCAGAAGAAGCTCGGACGCGCCGGTAGCATCGCTGACGATTGAGTACGACGTCGCAAATATGGAAGAAGCTAGGGCAGCTACGTCCGGACCTCTCCTGGTACAGCTTGAACGCGGTTCTTCTG GAGAGCTTGGGTTGACAGTCAGAGAGACGGCGAACGGAGTTTACATAGAGAGTCTACGGCCAGCTAGCACGGCTGATCGGTGCGGCGCTCTCCAACCAGGCGACAAACTTTTAGCAGTCGACGAGACGCCGATTCAGGACGCTGTCATGGCAGCAAAGCTGCTCAGGAACAATTTCGACAGTTCACGTATCGCCAGACTGCAGATCCTGCCCAGGCCACCCAGCGCCTCTCAGAGAACGGTCAAGAGGAGGGCGCAGCCGCAGGCTCAGCAATCCTCTAATCAGACCCTGCAGACGAAAGAGAGTCTCACCGTTGTTCTGAGACCCGATCATAAGGGATTTGGTCTGGCCTTGAAACCTGCCGATGATCGTATTGGTTACGTCGTCAGCCTTTTAGAGGCTGGAGGGCCGGCGGAACGCAGCGGAGTCCTGCTACCAGGCGACAAGGTTTTGGCGGTGAATCGGAGGTTCCTGAGGGACTTGCAACCCGCCGACGTCAACGCTATACTGGAAACCTCGCAAGTT ATTGAGTTAATGATCGAGTACAAGGTCGGTGGACCAGTGGTGCCTAGCTCAGGAGTATTCACTGTGCGAGTAGCAAGGCCTGTTGGTGGCCAACCGGACGTAGGCTTAACAGTGAACGAGGATCTGATCATCACGGAGGTCCGTAAGGGATCTTTAGCTTACAGAACAGGCAGCCTAGCTCCTGGCGATAGACTACTCGCGATAGACGGACAAAAATTGGATCCTGGCGATCTTAGACAAGCAGCGCAATTGCTGCACCGACCGGGTAGCTCGGTCATCGCGCTGACCGTCAGGAAACCGGACCCGGTTTCGGAGAACAG AGACTCCAGTATAGGAAGCGACACAACTCAGCAATATTCTAGCGGACTTCTACGGCCAGCAAGAGGAAGTCTTCCTAGTGTGGACAGTGCGGTGGATTCTTGGGGAGAGCTGGGAGAGAACAGTGGAGTTGGTCCAGAGATTCTGAGACTATGGGATACTGCATCTGTGGACAGCGGTCAGCTGGATTTGCCTATGCCGCCATATCCTgg GCCACAGGAGCGTAATAGCTCAGACAGACCGCAGCAGATAGTGCATGTATCTCTGCACAAGGATCCAGTTTATGAGGACTTTGGGTTCTCAGTGTCTGACGGACTATATGAAAGGGGTGTCTACATAAATCGTTTGCGACCCGGTGGTCCCTGTGACGGTGTCCTCAGACCGTATGACAGGATCCTAAGAGTGAACGAGGCCAGTACCGAGGACTGTGACTGCTGTCTGGCTGTTCCCTTGATTGCTGCAGCCGGTTCAAGGTTGGATCTGACCATTGCCAGACCGGTGTCTCCCGTTAACATCATGAAAACGCTATAG
- the LOC144471927 gene encoding uncharacterized protein LOC144471927 gives MVDYYKILEVQRTASSGDIRKAYRKLALKWHPDKNPENLEEANKKFKEISQAYEVLIDDAKRRTYDQRLYQKASSRPGRGFTCRSYFDSAFQRFFEKKRRVYDQYGKEGLQMPGGKRRHEDDFDTHFSNTFVFRDPKDVFSEFFGNNFFSDLYTMRVLAGAGFHGHSHPSSNNTCTSMFTTFGSGILPFFEGATFTNFDASGGGGGGGGAVKRTSTSTRFINGKKITTQKVYENGKETIMSFENDVLKSKTVNGVPESITFDGASTSRQLSDNASDIAMAGQNSRTVHGDHLKASRIKTHHHPPLTKKHTDKKSNEEASRPVFILKVDPPLEPSVEPSKNATTVSDKMESPPSDNNTEASSSSSNKSPSKPHYPILAASKFGNQFGNSDFTKSFANKRRSSILRPSQLGAVTISPQPLSKTFLQPAKFQNPFAKVTDDPIEEKNDTTHENNKIEESEKEKEKEIEKEKENEKEEEEEEQKVEKEKETKTEEKSEDAQCRFLPLGAGTKDNESNSVDNAVAPSTSEPSFVFGQNLKERVMVANDTEVSENMHDKEKKEESTNENGSSELLFSNAPVACRPTTRPGLTLTQAAQELEEANRANKRKYNEVTPLTGEEGETNVLQINCKLFAFDKASGSWQERGRGTLRLNDRDDEESRLVGRTAGTQRLILNTKVWPGMTAERAAPKSLRLTAMDAQGAIRIFIVQAAPKEIEQLHNLLQQRLKRAQERQPKKIATDH, from the exons ATGGTGGACTACTACAAAATACTCGAGGTGCAACGAACCGCCTCCAGCGGAGACATTAGGAAAGC GTACAGGAAATTGGCTCTCAAATGGCATCCAGACAAAAACCCAGAGAATCTAGAAGAAGCGAACAAAAAGTTCAAGGAAATCTCACAAGCGTATGAAGTGCTCATCGATG ATGCGAAGAGACGAACCTACGACCAACGATTGTATCAGAAGGCATCGTCCAGGCCCGGTCGTGGATTCACCTGCCGGAGTTACTTTGATTCTGCTTTCCAGCGATTTTTCG aaaagaaaaggcgAGTGTATGATCAGTATGGAAAGGAAGGTCTTCAAATGCCGGGTGGCAAGAGAAGGCACGAGGACGATTTCGACACACATTTCTCCAATACGTTCGTCTTCAGGGACCCTAAGGATGTGTTTAGCGAATTCTTcggcaataattttttctcagatttatATACGATGAGAG TCCTCGCCGGAGCTGGCTTCCATGGGCATAGCCATCCCAGCAGTAACAACACATGTACATCCATGTTCACTACATTCGGGTCCggcattttaccatttttcgaAGGTGCGACGTTCACTAACTTTGATGCGTCcgggggtggcggcggcggcggcggcgctgtCAAGAGGACGAGCACATCAACTAGATTCATTAATGGCAAAAAGATTACGACGCAAAA GGTTTACGAGAACGGAAAGGAGACAATAATGTCCTTTGAAAACGATGTGCTGAAGTCGAAGACGGTGAACGGCGTGCCAGAGTCAATAAC GTTCGACGGGGCATCGACGAGTCGCCAGTTATCCGACAACGCCAGCGACATTGCGATGGCTGGCCAGAACTCGAGAACAGTCCACGGTGATCATCTGAAGGCTAGCAGAATAAAGACGCACCATCATCCACCTCTCACTAAGAAGCACACAGACAAGA AGAGCAACGAAGAGGCGAGCAGAccggtttttattttaaaagtagaCCCGCCCTTGGAACCGTCGGTCGAACCGTCTAAAAACGCTACCACTG TTTCAGACAAAATGGAGAGCCCGCCTTCTGATAATAACACAGAAGCATCTTCCTCAAGTTCCAACAAGTCACCTAGTAAACCACATT ATCCGATATTAGCAGCATCAAAATTTGGTAATCAATTTGGGAACAGTGACTTTACCAAATCGTTTGCTAACAAAAGGAGATCGTCTATACTGAGGCCCTCACAATTGGGAGCTGTAACGATTAGCCCACAACCTCTTAGCAAAACGTTTCTACAGCCAGCTAAGTTTCAGAATCCGTTTGCTAAAGTTACAGATGATCCTATAGAGGAGAAGAATGACACTACGCATGAGAACAACAAGATCGAGGAAtcagaaaaggagaaagagaaagaaatagaaaaagagaaagaaaatgaaaaagaggaagaagaagaagaacaaaaagtagaaaaagagaaagagacaaaaACCGAGGAGAAATCGGAAGACGCACAGTGCAGGTTCCTGCCGCTGGGTGCGGGTACAAAGGATAACGAAAGTAATAGTGTAGATAATGCGGTAGCACCCAGTACTTCGGAGCCCAGCTTTGTATTCGGTCAGAACTTGAAGGAGCGAGTGATGGTAGCGAATGATACAGAGGTCTCGGAGAACATGCACgacaaagagaagaaagaggaaagcACGAACGAGAACGGTTCCTCGGAACTATTGTTCTCCAACGCTCCCGTTGCGTGTCGTCCTACGACCAGACCAGGTCTGACATTGACGCAAGCGGCGCAGGAACTTGAAGAAGCGAACCGTGCGAACAAGAGGAAGTACAATGAAGTGACACCGTTGACTGGCGAGGAAGGAGAGACGAACGTATTGCAGataaattgcaaattgttTGCCTTCGACAAAGCCAGCGGCAGTTGGCAGGAAAGGGGAAGAGGTACATTGAGACTGAATGACCGGGACGATGAAGAGTCTCGGTTGGTGGGCCGTACAGCCGGCACACAAAGACTAATCTTAAACACGAAAGTGTGGCCCGGCATGACGGCGGAAAGGGCAGCACCAAAGTCGCTCAGATTAACGGCAATGGACGCTCAAGGTGCTATCCGAATATTTATCGTTCAGGCTGCTCCCAAGGAGATAGAACAGCTACATAATCTGTTGCAGCAGCGGCTGAAACGCGCCCAAGAACGTCAACCGAAGAAGATAGCGACCGATCACTGA